The window TCTTAGAAGTGGCCAGCACGATTGAATAACGGCTGTTGACAATCTTTGTCTCGCCCTCCTCCACGTCCTTGTTTACGACCCGCATCAGGTCTGTGTAAGATGGATGCAGCATAGGTTATATTTCTCCTTTCAAACTTCTTTTCAGATCTTCTTTTATCTCTCTCATAAATTCTGCGTTCCGTGTGCTTCTGTGGTGCTCTCCCTGGATGATGGTGTGCATTTCCTCCACACAGGTATCCAGGTCATCATTTACAATCAGGTAATCATACTGGTCCATCCCCTGGGCCTCTTCCGCCGCGCGGCGCATCCTGGATTCAATGACCTCCATGGTCTCTGTCCCTCTCCCCACCAGCCTGCTCTTAAGCTCCTGTACATTGGGGGGCGTGACAAACATAAGCAGCGTATCCGGGAACCTCTCCTTGACTTTCAGGGCGCCCTGGATCTCAATCTCCAGGATCACATCCCTTCCAGAATCCAGCTGCTCTTCTACATACCCACGGGGTGTCCCGTAGTAATTTTCCACATACCTAGCATACTCTATCAGCTCTTCTTTCGCAATCATTTTTTCAAAATCTTCTTTTGATTTAAAGAAATATTCTCTTCCGTCACTCTCCCCCTCCCTGGGCTGCCTTGTGGTGGCAGAGATTGATAAAGCATACTTCTCCGCATACCGGCTGAGAAGCTCCTTCATAAGTGTTCCCTTCCCAGAGCCTGAAAATCCAGACACAACTATCAAAATTCCTCTTCTATCCATGACCTACATCCTTTATTCTATATTCTGTATCTGTTCCCTTACCTTCTCGATCTCCGTCTTTAACCCTATGGCACAGTTGGATACTTCCATGTCATTAGCTTTAGAGAGAATTGTATTGGCCTCCCTGTTCATCTCCTGGGCTATAAAGTCCAGCTTCCGGCCGATTCCCTCTTTTTCTTTCAGGGTCTCGCGCATGTGCCCTATATGGCTTTTCAGCCTCACCACTTCTTCATCTGTGCATATCTTGTCCGCAAAGACAACAACCTCAGCCGCTATCCGGCCTTCCTCTAACTGGGTATCTGCGAGGAGTTCCTTCACTTTCTCTTCCAGCCTGGCCCTGTACTCCGATATAATGTCCGGGGAACGCTCCTCAATGTAAGCCACCAGCTCCTCCATGCCTTTTAATTTCTCCAGTATGTCCCGCTCCAAGTTCTCCCCTTCTGCCGTCCTGGTTTCCACAAATTGTGCAAAAGCCCCATCCAGCGCCTCTTTTAACCCTGCCCAAAGCTCTTCATCATCGCCCCTCTGCTCCTCCATAGTGAGGACTTCCGGGCAGCGTGACAGGGCAGACACCCGAATATCATTTTCAATGCCAAATGCCTCCTCCATCTTCTTAAAATATTTCATATATTCTGCAGCCAGGCCCTCATTATATTTGAGTGAGGCCTGGCTCTCCGCCATATCCTCATAGGTTATAAAAATATCAATTTTGCCCCTGTTGGCATACTGCTTCAGAAGGGTGCGGATTGCGGTCTCAAAAAAGTTCAGTTTCTTTGGCATCCGTATATTCGTATCCAGGTACCTATGGTTTACACCCTTTAACTCCACCGTAAACTTCCTGGATTCCCTCAGTACCTCGCACCTTCCGAAACCTGTCATGCTCTTAATCATGGTTGTCCATCCTCTTGTCTTTCATATTCGCTTATGCATTCTTGGCTGCATCCGGCAGATATGGTTTTCCCTCCTGCCTGCTGAATGTATTATACCCTGTAAGCTCTGTCTGGGTCAACCTCTCACCCTTATATTTCATAGCTTCCTATTGTGCAGGACTGCAAAGATGAAAATCTGCTGCTGCACAGGCCGCCCAATGCCAGGCTGACCGGGACGGCAGAGAGTAAATATATTTGTCTGTCAATGTATTCTGTGATACAATAAAATCCAAGTTTTCTGAAAGAAGGAATATAGTATGGCTTTTGATGGAATAACCGTGGCCTGCCTGGCCCATGAATTAAAAGGACAATTGTTAAACTCAAGAATAGCTAAGATTGCACAGCCTGAGGCAGACGAGCTGCTGCTGACGCTCAAATCCCCTGCCGGCCAAAAGAAACTCTGTATCTCGGCAAGCGCCTCACTGCCGCTTATGTATTTAACAGAATCTGGCAAGCCAAGTCCCATGACGGCGCCGAATTTTTGTATGCTGCTGAGGAAACATATCAGCAATGGCCGGATTGTAGATATTTCTCAGCCAGGATTGGAGCGTATCATCCATTTTACAGTGGAACATCTGGATGAACTGGGGGACCTATGCAGAAAAGATCTGATTGTGGAGATTATGGGTAAGCACAGCAATATTATTTTCTGTACAGAGGATGGAACTATCATCGACAGTATCAAACATGTCTCTGCGCAGATGAGCTCTGTCCGTGAAGTCCTGCCCGGGCGAAAATATTTTATACCTGATACGATGGGGAAATCCAATCCTCTTGCTGTAAATGAAGAGGATTTTATCCGCATACTGTCCGAAAAACCTATGCCCCTTTCCAAGGCTCTCTATACATCCTTTACAGGCATCAGTCCCGTAGTTTCTGAAGAAATATGCCATCTTGCAGGAGTAGATTCTTCCGTCACCCCCCGGGAGTTTTCTGAGGATATCCTAAAGCACGTATTCAACCAGTTTACTATCTTTTTCTCCGCCCTGAAGGATACCCTCTTTTTTCCTTCTATTTATTATGAAGGTAAAGAGCCAAAGGAATTTTCTGCCCTGCCCCTGACCTATTTGGGGGACTGCACCTGCTGTAAATACGCCTCCATATCTGAGGTGCTTGAGACTTATTATGCCTCTAAAAATACAATCACCCGCATCCGGCAGAAATCTGCCGGCCTTCGCCATATCGTGCAGACAGCCCTGGAGCGCAGCCGCAAGAAATACGACCTACAGCTCAAGCAGCTTAAGGACACCCAGAACCGGGATAAATATAAGGTCTACGGAGAACTTATCAATGTCTATGGCTATCATTTAGAGGAAGGTGCGAAGAATCTGCAGGCACTCAATTATTATACGGACAAAATGGTTTCCATCCCTCTGGATGCCGCCAAATCTCCTCAGGAAAATGCGCGGCGTTACTTTGATAAATATAACAAACAAAAGCGCACTTTTGACGCCCTGTCAAAATTCATATGTGAAACCCGGGATGACATTGCCTATCTGGAATCTATCAGTACTGCCCTGGACATTGCCCTGACCGAGGACGATTTGGCCCAGATAAAAGAAGAAATGATACACGCCGGCTATATGCGCAGAAAATACACAAAGAAAAAAAGTACAGTTAAAAACAAGCCGCTGCACTATATTTCCAGCGATGGCTTCCATATATATGTGGGAAAAAATAATCTCCAGAATGATGATCTGACTTTCCATTTTGCCGTTGGGGACGACTGGTGGTTCCACGCCAAAGAAACCCCCGGCTCCCATGTAATTGTCAAAACCAACGGGGAAGAACTTCCCGACAGTACTTTTGAGGAAGCCGGCCGGCTTGCCGCCTACTATTCCAAGGCCCGGGGCAGTGAGAAAGTAGAAATAGATTACGTGGAGAAAAAGCATGTGAAAAAACCAAAGGGGGCAAAACCTGGGTTCGTCGTCTATTATACGAATTATTCCCTTATCATCGACAGTGATATTTCGAAGATACAGGAAGCGCCTTAACTTGTGGTATCCAGAGGGCCTGCCTGCTCCCCGCAGGCCTGCCGCACTTCCTCGGGTACCACAATTTCTCCTGCCTGGTCAAAGCCAGCATACCCTAACTCGATTGTAAAGTCATTGACATTGGTGCTCTTGCCGTAATCATCGTACAGGCCGTTCATCACATCTGTCATATCCACAATCACCCTGGCAGGAAGTACCTCCTCCTTATAGACATCAATGATAACAGGGATCTGCATGTCTTCCATGATGCCAGCATCGGGAATCTCTACAAGCCCAAAAGCTCCCATCATATCCGCACCTAAAAACTGCATCAACTCCGCCCCTGTTATATCACCGTACATCTCATAGCATTCTCTTTCATTGACCTCTACTGTTTCCTCCGCAATCCTAAAAGCCCCTACGGAATCGCCAGACTCCTGAAAAAGGTTCCCGTCAAAGGCGCCTGTGTCAGAGCTTCCAGCGCTTTCCCGGCTCCACTGATCATACATCTTGCTGTATGTGACAGACTCCTCCCCTTCAGTCACCTGATAGATCTCTATATCGCTGCTTACTTTCGTCTCTCCCATTTCCACGGCCGCTGTTCCTTTTGCGTGCCCTGCCCTCGGATCGGTTGTATTTTCCAGCTCCATATCCATAGCGATGCTGGTTGTCTCAAGTACATCCTCCAATTCTATATCCATGTCCAGAGTATTTGACACTGACTGTACTTCAGCCAGGTTTTCTGTAATATCCGCCATTAGCTTTTCAGGCGTCAGCTTGCCGCTGCATCCAGTTATGAAAATAGTCCCTGCCAGAAATCCTGCCAGGGCACATATTGCTGATTTTCGTTTTTTATCCATCGTATTTACCTGCTTTTGATTTTTGTCCCAGCAGATAGTCAATAAACTGCTGTGCCGTACGCCCGGAGAGTCCCCCGTGGCTTAATTCCCACTTATTTGCCGCAAGCAGCAGGTCCTCCTCAGGCATATCAATCTGATTCTGCTTTGCCAGCTCTTTTACAATCTCCTGGAACTGCTTTTTATCAGGCGACCCGAAATAAATTGTCACGCCGAACCTGGCCACCAGTGAAAGCTTCTCCTGTACTGTATCGTTTGTATGCAGCTCCTCATCCCGGTCGGCCTTATCCTTAAATGTCTCCCGGACCAGATGGCGCCGGTTGGAGGTAGCGTAGATTAATATATTGTCAGGTTTCTTTTCCAGCCCTCCCTCAATAACCGCTTTTAAATACTTGTACTCTATCTCAAATTCTTCAAAGGAGAGATCATCCATATAGATAATAAATTTATAATTTCTGTTTTTAATCTGGGCAATCACATCATTCAAATCCTGAAACTGGTGTTTGTAAACTTCTATCATTCTCAGGCCTTTATCATAATACTGGTTTAGAATAGCTTTTACTGACGAGGACTTTCCTGTTCCCGCGTCCCCGAACAGGAGACAGTTATTGGCCTTTCTCCCCTCCACAAATGCTTCTGTATTATCAAGGAGCTTCTTCTTTGCTATTTCATAGCCTACAAGGTCATCCAGATGGACATGGGTAATATTAGTAATGGGGACAATCTCCACGCCTGCCCCTTCCTTATGTTCCACTCTGAAAGCTTTGTGAAGGCCCAGTTTCCCCACTCCAAATTCACTGTAAAACTGTGTAAGAATATCTTTAAATTCTGCGGCATCCAAAGTCTTTGACAGGGCGCGGCTTAAACTGCAGATTCTGTCCCGGATCCTCTTGTTGAATACTTTGCTCCTCTCATTTACATTTTTATAATCAAACAATAGTGAAAGGCAGCCGGCATCCAGCTTTTCCTCCAGCTCCTCAAAATGATAATCAAACAGCTCTTTTAATACAGAAAAGTCATGCAGCGCCACCTCATTGATGCTGCCCTTTACTTCCCCCACAATCTCGCAGGAAGTACTGTATGCATTTTCATCATTGGCCAGCAGAAAGGTCAGGTAAGTGTGCCACAGGTTCCCCTCAAAGCCATGGCTTACAGATAGTTCCAGAAGCATATTTACACACTCAAACAGCAGTCCCCTTAAATCATCCTTGTTATAATATTCATTGCTGTAGTTCTCCATCAGAAATGTCATGTCCTGGAGGATCTGCCCATATTCCATATTTTTATAAAGCATTAATTCATTTGTACGCATGTTCCACCTCGTTTCGTCCAATTCCCCTCACAGTCTATCTTAATAGTTTCCCAGTATCTTCAGATTCCTTGCTTCCTCCCTCAGGCCGCGTATGGCATTTTTAACGGCAGCATCAGCCAGATTGCCCTCAAAATCCACAAAAAACCTATACTCCCAGTTCTTCCCTTCCACGGGCCTGGATTCTATTTTGGTCATATTCAGGTCATTATATATGAAATGAGACAAAATCCGGTACAGTGAACCACTCTCATGGGGCAGTTCAAAACAGATACTGATCTTAGAGGCAGATTCCAGAAAGATTTTCTGGTTTGTCACGACAATAAACCGGGTGGAATTATTGGGTTCATCATTGATATCTGCTTCCAGCACAGCCAGGCCATGGACCTTGGCGGCATATGCACTGCAGACAGCAGCCTGCGCTTTGTCCTGATCCTGTAATATCTTCTTAGCGGCAACAGCAGTATTGACGACACTTATTTGCTGCCATCCACTGTGGGCATCCAGGAAACGGGAAGTCTGCATAAGGGCCTCAGCCTTAGAATATACCC of the Luxibacter massiliensis genome contains:
- a CDS encoding Rqc2 family fibronectin-binding protein, which codes for MAFDGITVACLAHELKGQLLNSRIAKIAQPEADELLLTLKSPAGQKKLCISASASLPLMYLTESGKPSPMTAPNFCMLLRKHISNGRIVDISQPGLERIIHFTVEHLDELGDLCRKDLIVEIMGKHSNIIFCTEDGTIIDSIKHVSAQMSSVREVLPGRKYFIPDTMGKSNPLAVNEEDFIRILSEKPMPLSKALYTSFTGISPVVSEEICHLAGVDSSVTPREFSEDILKHVFNQFTIFFSALKDTLFFPSIYYEGKEPKEFSALPLTYLGDCTCCKYASISEVLETYYASKNTITRIRQKSAGLRHIVQTALERSRKKYDLQLKQLKDTQNRDKYKVYGELINVYGYHLEEGAKNLQALNYYTDKMVSIPLDAAKSPQENARRYFDKYNKQKRTFDALSKFICETRDDIAYLESISTALDIALTEDDLAQIKEEMIHAGYMRRKYTKKKSTVKNKPLHYISSDGFHIYVGKNNLQNDDLTFHFAVGDDWWFHAKETPGSHVIVKTNGEELPDSTFEEAGRLAAYYSKARGSEKVEIDYVEKKHVKKPKGAKPGFVVYYTNYSLIIDSDISKIQEAP
- a CDS encoding DUF6612 family protein produces the protein MDKKRKSAICALAGFLAGTIFITGCSGKLTPEKLMADITENLAEVQSVSNTLDMDIELEDVLETTSIAMDMELENTTDPRAGHAKGTAAVEMGETKVSSDIEIYQVTEGEESVTYSKMYDQWSRESAGSSDTGAFDGNLFQESGDSVGAFRIAEETVEVNERECYEMYGDITGAELMQFLGADMMGAFGLVEIPDAGIMEDMQIPVIIDVYKEEVLPARVIVDMTDVMNGLYDDYGKSTNVNDFTIELGYAGFDQAGEIVVPEEVRQACGEQAGPLDTTS
- the gmk gene encoding guanylate kinase yields the protein MDRRGILIVVSGFSGSGKGTLMKELLSRYAEKYALSISATTRQPREGESDGREYFFKSKEDFEKMIAKEELIEYARYVENYYGTPRGYVEEQLDSGRDVILEIEIQGALKVKERFPDTLLMFVTPPNVQELKSRLVGRGTETMEVIESRMRRAAEEAQGMDQYDYLIVNDDLDTCVEEMHTIIQGEHHRSTRNAEFMREIKEDLKRSLKGEI
- a CDS encoding ATP-binding protein — encoded protein: MRTNELMLYKNMEYGQILQDMTFLMENYSNEYYNKDDLRGLLFECVNMLLELSVSHGFEGNLWHTYLTFLLANDENAYSTSCEIVGEVKGSINEVALHDFSVLKELFDYHFEELEEKLDAGCLSLLFDYKNVNERSKVFNKRIRDRICSLSRALSKTLDAAEFKDILTQFYSEFGVGKLGLHKAFRVEHKEGAGVEIVPITNITHVHLDDLVGYEIAKKKLLDNTEAFVEGRKANNCLLFGDAGTGKSSSVKAILNQYYDKGLRMIEVYKHQFQDLNDVIAQIKNRNYKFIIYMDDLSFEEFEIEYKYLKAVIEGGLEKKPDNILIYATSNRRHLVRETFKDKADRDEELHTNDTVQEKLSLVARFGVTIYFGSPDKKQFQEIVKELAKQNQIDMPEEDLLLAANKWELSHGGLSGRTAQQFIDYLLGQKSKAGKYDG
- a CDS encoding YicC/YloC family endoribonuclease → MIKSMTGFGRCEVLRESRKFTVELKGVNHRYLDTNIRMPKKLNFFETAIRTLLKQYANRGKIDIFITYEDMAESQASLKYNEGLAAEYMKYFKKMEEAFGIENDIRVSALSRCPEVLTMEEQRGDDEELWAGLKEALDGAFAQFVETRTAEGENLERDILEKLKGMEELVAYIEERSPDIISEYRARLEEKVKELLADTQLEEGRIAAEVVVFADKICTDEEVVRLKSHIGHMRETLKEKEGIGRKLDFIAQEMNREANTILSKANDMEVSNCAIGLKTEIEKVREQIQNIE